The following coding sequences lie in one Bacteroides helcogenes P 36-108 genomic window:
- the fabD gene encoding ACP S-malonyltransferase, with translation MKAFVFPGQGAQFVGMGKDLYENSALAKELFEKANDILGYRITDIMFNGTDEDLRQTKVTQPAVFLHSVISALCMGDDFKPEMTAGHSLGEFSALVAAGALSFEDGLKLVYARAMAMQKACEAQPSTMAAIIALPDEKVEEICTQVSAEGEVCVAANYNCPGQIVISGSIAGIEKACELMKAAGAKRALPLKVGGAFHSPLMNPAKVELEAAINITEIHAPKCSVYQNVDALPHTDPAEIKKNLVAQLTASVRWTQTVKNMVADGATDFTECGPGAVLQGLIKKITPEVDAHGIA, from the coding sequence ATGAAAGCATTTGTATTTCCGGGTCAGGGGGCCCAATTCGTAGGTATGGGAAAAGACCTGTACGAAAATTCAGCTTTAGCCAAAGAACTTTTTGAGAAGGCAAATGATATTCTCGGATATCGCATTACAGATATTATGTTCAACGGTACGGATGAGGATCTGCGCCAGACCAAAGTTACTCAACCTGCCGTATTCCTCCACTCCGTAATTTCCGCTTTGTGTATGGGAGATGATTTTAAACCCGAAATGACGGCCGGTCATTCATTGGGTGAATTCTCCGCATTGGTTGCTGCCGGTGCTCTGAGTTTTGAAGATGGTTTGAAGTTGGTTTATGCGCGCGCTATGGCAATGCAGAAAGCTTGTGAAGCACAACCTTCCACAATGGCTGCCATTATTGCTTTGCCGGATGAGAAGGTAGAAGAAATCTGTACCCAAGTAAGTGCCGAAGGTGAAGTATGTGTTGCTGCCAATTATAACTGTCCGGGACAAATTGTAATTTCCGGTTCTATCGCAGGTATCGAAAAGGCTTGCGAACTAATGAAGGCCGCTGGTGCAAAACGTGCGTTGCCTTTGAAAGTGGGCGGTGCTTTCCACTCTCCGCTGATGAATCCTGCCAAGGTGGAACTGGAGGCAGCCATCAACATTACTGAAATCCATGCTCCTAAATGTTCGGTTTATCAGAATGTGGATGCCCTACCTCACACAGATCCGGCTGAAATCAAGAAGAACCTGGTTGCCCAGTTGACAGCTTCCGTACGTTGGACTCAAACCGTTAAGAATATGGTTGCCGATGGTGCTACAGACTTTACGGAATGTGGACCGGGTGCAGTGCTGCAAGGCCTCATCAAGAAAATAACTCCGGAAGTCGATGCTCACGGCATAGCATAG
- the thiC gene encoding phosphomethylpyrimidine synthase ThiC, with translation MKQKIKFPRSEKVYLPGSIYPELRVGMRKVEQVPSTNFIDGEKVITPNPDIYIYDTSGAFSDPAVEIDLKKGLPRLREPWILRRGDVERLPEVSSEYGRMRRDDQSLDALRFEHIALPYRAQQGKCCTQMYYAKQGIITPEMEYVAIRENMNCAELGIETHITPEFVRQEIAQGRAVLPANVNHPEAEPMIIGRNFLVKINTNIGNSATTSSIDEEVEKALWSCKWGGDTLMDLSTGENIHETREWIIRNCPVPVGTVPIYQALEKVNGRVEELTWEIYRDTLIEQCEQGVDYFTIHAGIRRHNVHLADKRLCGIVSRGGSIMSKWCLEHDRESFLYEHFDDICDILAQYDVAVSLGDGLRPGSTCDANDEAQFAELDTMGELVLRAWDKNVQAFIEGPGHVPMHKIRENMERQIEKCHNAPFYTLGPLVTDIAPGYDHITSAIGAAQIGWLGTAMLCYVTPKEHLALPDKEDVRVGVITYKIAAHAADLAKGHPGAQVRDNALSKARYEFRWKDQFDLSLDPERAQTYFRAGHHVDGEYCTMCGPNFCAMRLSRELKSSSSPKKDGKPF, from the coding sequence ATGAAACAAAAAATAAAATTCCCACGTTCCGAAAAGGTTTACTTGCCGGGAAGTATTTATCCGGAACTCCGTGTGGGTATGCGCAAGGTGGAACAAGTGCCAAGCACCAACTTTATAGATGGAGAAAAGGTTATCACCCCCAATCCGGACATTTACATCTACGACACCAGCGGAGCATTCAGTGACCCTGCCGTTGAGATAGACCTGAAGAAAGGACTTCCTCGCTTGCGCGAACCATGGATACTGCGGCGCGGCGATGTGGAACGGCTTCCCGAAGTAAGTTCCGAATACGGGCGCATGCGCCGCGATGACCAATCGCTTGATGCACTCCGCTTTGAACACATTGCCCTGCCCTATCGGGCGCAGCAGGGCAAATGTTGCACCCAAATGTATTATGCCAAACAGGGTATCATCACTCCCGAAATGGAATATGTGGCCATACGTGAGAACATGAACTGTGCCGAATTGGGCATAGAAACACACATCACACCCGAGTTTGTGCGTCAAGAGATAGCCCAAGGACGTGCTGTGCTTCCCGCTAACGTCAATCATCCCGAAGCCGAACCGATGATTATCGGCCGCAACTTCCTTGTGAAGATCAACACCAACATCGGCAATTCGGCCACAACATCGAGCATCGACGAAGAAGTAGAAAAGGCACTCTGGAGTTGCAAATGGGGCGGTGACACGCTGATGGACCTTTCTACCGGAGAGAACATCCACGAGACGCGCGAATGGATTATCCGCAACTGTCCCGTCCCGGTGGGTACTGTACCTATCTATCAGGCACTGGAGAAGGTGAACGGCCGGGTGGAAGAATTGACTTGGGAAATCTATCGCGACACGCTCATCGAACAATGCGAACAGGGCGTGGATTACTTCACCATCCATGCAGGCATCCGCCGCCACAATGTGCATCTGGCCGACAAGCGTCTTTGCGGCATCGTCAGCCGCGGCGGAAGCATCATGAGCAAATGGTGTTTAGAGCATGACCGTGAAAGCTTCTTGTACGAACACTTTGACGACATCTGTGATATATTGGCGCAATATGACGTAGCTGTATCTTTGGGTGACGGATTGCGTCCAGGCTCCACCTGCGACGCCAACGACGAAGCACAATTTGCCGAGCTCGACACGATGGGTGAACTCGTGCTGCGTGCATGGGACAAGAATGTACAGGCATTCATTGAAGGCCCCGGTCATGTGCCCATGCACAAAATCAGGGAGAACATGGAACGCCAGATCGAGAAATGCCACAATGCACCGTTCTATACGCTCGGCCCCTTGGTGACGGACATTGCACCGGGTTACGACCACATTACCTCCGCCATCGGTGCAGCGCAGATAGGCTGGCTGGGCACGGCAATGCTCTGCTACGTCACCCCGAAGGAACACCTGGCTCTGCCTGACAAAGAAGATGTGCGTGTGGGGGTCATCACCTACAAGATAGCCGCCCATGCCGCCGACCTGGCCAAAGGACATCCCGGTGCACAGGTGCGCGACAATGCACTGAGCAAGGCCCGTTACGAGTTCCGTTGGAAAGACCAGTTTGACCTTTCACTTGATCCGGAACGTGCACAAACCTATTTCCGTGCCGGACATCACGTGGACGGAGAGTATTGCACCATGTGCGGGCCTAACTTCTGCGCCATGCGACTGTCGAGAGAACTAAAAAGTTCCAGTTCTCCCAAAAAGGACGGAAAACCGTTCTAA
- a CDS encoding xylulokinase, producing the protein MYLLGYDIGSSSVKASLVNAESGKCISSAFFPKTEAEIIVVKPGWAEQNPEDWWENLKYATLAILAKSDVKVEDIKAIGISYQMHGLVCVDKNQEVLRPAIIWCDSRAVSYGQKAFETLGKENCLSHLLNSPGNFTASKLAWIKENEPDIYEKIHKIILPGDYIAMKLSGTICTTIPGLSEGMFWDFKNGQVADFLMKYYGIDMSLIADIKPTFSEQGRVSAAAANELGLKEGTPITYRAGDQPNNALSLNVFNPGEIASTAGTSGVVYGVNGEMSYDSKSRVNTFAHVNHTTGQTRLGVLLCINGTGILNSWIKRVIAPQNLSYDDMNLLAAQAPIGSAGISILPFGNGAERMLENKEVGCSIQGIDFNRHGKQHIIRAAQEGIVFSFKYGIDIMESMGIPVRKIHAGKANMFLSPLFRETLAGVTNSVIELYDTDGSVGAAKGAGIGAGIYKDNNEAFSTLEKLEVIEPEQSDSQTYADAYARWKYSLEKAMK; encoded by the coding sequence ATGTACCTATTAGGTTATGACATTGGTAGCTCGTCCGTCAAGGCGAGCCTGGTAAATGCAGAAAGCGGTAAATGTATATCATCCGCTTTTTTCCCGAAAACGGAAGCGGAAATCATCGTAGTAAAACCGGGATGGGCAGAACAAAATCCTGAAGATTGGTGGGAAAATCTAAAGTATGCCACATTAGCTATACTGGCAAAATCCGATGTGAAGGTTGAAGATATAAAGGCCATCGGCATTTCATATCAGATGCATGGACTGGTATGCGTGGATAAAAATCAGGAAGTGTTGCGTCCTGCTATCATTTGGTGTGATTCAAGAGCTGTTTCTTATGGACAGAAAGCTTTTGAAACATTAGGGAAAGAGAATTGCCTTTCTCATTTACTCAATTCTCCAGGCAATTTCACTGCATCTAAATTGGCGTGGATTAAAGAAAATGAACCGGACATTTACGAAAAAATACATAAGATAATATTGCCGGGTGATTATATAGCCATGAAGTTGAGTGGCACGATTTGTACAACGATTCCCGGCTTATCTGAAGGTATGTTCTGGGATTTCAAGAATGGTCAGGTCGCAGATTTCTTGATGAAATATTATGGTATTGATATGTCTTTGATTGCCGACATTAAGCCTACTTTCTCCGAACAAGGTCGCGTTAGTGCGGCCGCAGCCAATGAATTGGGACTGAAAGAAGGCACTCCGATTACATATCGTGCCGGAGATCAGCCCAACAACGCGTTATCACTGAATGTGTTTAATCCTGGAGAAATAGCCTCTACTGCGGGAACGTCTGGTGTGGTATATGGTGTAAATGGTGAAATGAGTTATGACTCCAAATCACGTGTAAATACATTCGCACATGTTAATCATACTACCGGGCAAACTCGTTTAGGTGTGCTGTTATGCATCAATGGTACAGGGATTCTGAACTCATGGATAAAACGTGTGATAGCTCCCCAGAATCTTTCTTATGATGATATGAATCTATTGGCAGCACAAGCTCCTATCGGTAGTGCAGGTATCAGTATTCTGCCTTTCGGCAATGGCGCCGAACGTATGTTGGAAAATAAAGAGGTAGGCTGCTCCATACAGGGAATTGACTTCAACCGGCATGGTAAGCAACATATTATCCGCGCTGCTCAGGAAGGCATTGTTTTCTCTTTTAAATATGGAATTGATATCATGGAGAGCATGGGCATTCCGGTACGAAAAATTCATGCAGGTAAGGCAAATATGTTTCTCAGCCCTCTGTTTCGTGAAACTTTGGCAGGCGTAACGAATTCCGTCATTGAATTGTATGATACGGATGGTTCTGTGGGGGCTGCCAAAGGTGCTGGTATAGGTGCAGGTATTTATAAAGACAATAATGAAGCCTTTTCTACACTTGAAAAACTGGAAGTAATAGAGCCGGAACAATCCGATAGCCAGACTTATGCAGATGCTTATGCACGCTGGAAATATAGTTTGGAGAAAGCAATGAAATGA
- the thiS gene encoding sulfur carrier protein ThiS, with protein sequence MNVSVNSKEVQTAAITLSQLIEELSLPSHGIAVAVDNHMVSRTEWTQFALKEGMSVIVIKAACGG encoded by the coding sequence ATGAATGTATCAGTAAACAGCAAAGAGGTGCAGACCGCTGCCATTACCCTTTCACAACTTATCGAGGAGTTATCGCTGCCATCGCATGGCATTGCCGTGGCTGTGGACAATCACATGGTTTCACGAACGGAATGGACACAGTTTGCTTTGAAAGAAGGGATGTCTGTCATTGTCATCAAAGCAGCTTGCGGAGGATGA
- a CDS encoding NUDIX hydrolase, whose amino-acid sequence MQDIDYRTPLANNHISVDCVVIGFDGEQLKVLLIKRAGEEEGEVFHDMKLPGSLIYMDEDLDEAAKRVLNELTGLKNVNLIQFKAFGSKNRTKDPKDVHWLERAMQSKVERIVTIAYLSLVKIDRTLSRDLDNYQACWIAMHDIRALAFDHNLIIKEAMIYIRQYVDINPSSLFDLLPRKFTVSQLRTLYELVYGRKIDVRNFHKKIAFMEYVVPLEEKQQGVAHRAARYYRFDKKIYNKIRR is encoded by the coding sequence ATGCAAGACATTGATTATAGGACGCCGTTAGCAAACAATCACATTTCTGTAGATTGTGTAGTGATTGGCTTCGATGGAGAACAGTTGAAAGTGTTGCTGATAAAACGGGCAGGCGAGGAGGAAGGAGAAGTGTTTCATGACATGAAGCTGCCGGGAAGCTTGATTTATATGGACGAAGATCTGGATGAAGCTGCCAAAAGGGTATTGAATGAACTGACCGGGCTGAAAAATGTAAACCTGATACAGTTCAAAGCATTCGGTTCCAAAAACCGTACAAAAGACCCCAAAGATGTGCACTGGTTGGAGCGTGCCATGCAGTCTAAAGTAGAGCGTATCGTTACCATAGCCTATCTTTCCTTAGTAAAAATAGATCGGACATTGAGCCGTGACCTGGATAATTATCAGGCCTGTTGGATAGCTATGCACGATATAAGAGCCTTGGCATTTGATCATAATCTGATTATCAAAGAGGCCATGATATATATACGTCAATATGTTGATATAAATCCGTCTTCTTTGTTTGACTTGTTGCCACGTAAATTTACAGTCTCACAACTGCGCACTTTATATGAACTGGTATATGGCAGAAAAATAGATGTACGCAATTTTCATAAAAAAATAGCTTTCATGGAATATGTGGTTCCCTTGGAAGAAAAACAGCAGGGAGTAGCCCACCGTGCGGCGCGTTATTATCGTTTTGACAAGAAAATATACAATAAGATCAGGAGATAA
- a CDS encoding thiamine phosphate synthase produces the protein MKTMEKESLIRKNGNVQFITHYTECYSYLDAARIALEGGCRWIQLRMKDAPLEEVESTARQVRQLCQQQGALFIIDDHVELAKIYADGVHLGKMDMPIADARCILGETYIIGGTANSFEDVRQHYEAGADYIGCGPFRYTTTKKNLSPILGTDGYADIVRRMEASHISLPIVAIGGIMPDDIKEIMQTGVTGIALSGSVLRAKNPIEEMKRTVAEANRTINHCK, from the coding sequence ATGAAGACGATGGAAAAGGAATCATTGATAAGGAAAAACGGAAACGTTCAGTTCATCACGCACTACACCGAATGCTATTCCTACTTAGACGCTGCACGCATAGCACTTGAGGGTGGTTGTCGCTGGATACAACTGCGCATGAAAGATGCTCCCCTTGAAGAAGTGGAGTCCACAGCACGCCAGGTCCGGCAGTTATGCCAACAGCAGGGAGCACTTTTTATCATCGACGATCACGTGGAACTTGCCAAGATATACGCCGATGGCGTGCATCTTGGCAAGATGGACATGCCCATTGCCGATGCACGCTGCATTTTGGGTGAAACGTATATCATAGGCGGAACAGCCAACTCTTTTGAGGATGTGCGGCAACACTATGAGGCTGGGGCAGACTACATTGGCTGCGGTCCTTTCCGCTACACCACCACCAAGAAGAATCTCAGTCCGATATTGGGCACGGACGGTTACGCCGACATCGTCAGACGGATGGAAGCGAGCCACATTTCTCTGCCCATAGTGGCCATCGGCGGCATAATGCCGGATGATATCAAGGAAATCATGCAGACGGGCGTAACAGGTATTGCTCTTTCCGGTAGCGTGCTCCGGGCAAAGAATCCAATAGAAGAAATGAAAAGAACCGTTGCGGAAGCCAACCGGACAATCAATCATTGCAAATAA
- a CDS encoding thiazole synthase yields MDKLIIAGREFSSRLFLGTGKFNSNELMEQSVLASGTEMVTVAMKRIELDNKEDDMLKHIQHPHIQLLPNTSGVRNAEEAIFAAQMAREAFGTNWLKLEIHPDPRYLLPDSVETLKATEELVKLGFVVLPYCQADPTLCKRLEEAGAATVMPLGAPIGTNKGLQTRDFLRIIIEQVNIPVIVDAGIGAPSHAAEAMELGASACLVNTAIAVAGNPVNMAQAFKQAVEAGRTAYEAGLGVQTDNFLAEASSPLTAFLNE; encoded by the coding sequence ATGGATAAATTAATTATCGCAGGGCGCGAGTTCAGCTCACGTTTGTTTTTGGGAACCGGAAAATTCAACTCGAATGAACTGATGGAACAGTCTGTCTTGGCTTCCGGCACAGAAATGGTAACTGTCGCCATGAAACGCATCGAATTAGACAATAAAGAGGATGATATGCTGAAGCACATACAGCACCCCCATATACAGCTCCTGCCCAATACTTCGGGCGTGCGCAATGCCGAGGAAGCCATATTTGCTGCACAAATGGCGCGTGAAGCATTTGGCACAAACTGGTTGAAATTAGAGATACATCCCGATCCGCGCTATCTGCTTCCTGACTCTGTGGAGACACTGAAAGCTACGGAGGAGTTGGTGAAACTGGGGTTTGTGGTGCTCCCCTACTGTCAGGCAGATCCTACGCTCTGCAAGCGACTGGAGGAAGCAGGCGCCGCTACGGTGATGCCGTTGGGTGCACCCATCGGCACAAACAAAGGGTTGCAAACCCGTGACTTCCTGCGCATCATCATTGAACAAGTCAACATCCCCGTGATAGTGGATGCCGGTATCGGTGCTCCGAGCCATGCCGCCGAAGCCATGGAGCTGGGCGCATCTGCTTGCTTGGTGAATACGGCTATTGCCGTAGCAGGCAATCCGGTGAACATGGCACAAGCCTTCAAGCAAGCAGTGGAAGCCGGTCGTACGGCATACGAGGCGGGCTTGGGAGTACAGACAGACAACTTTCTGGCCGAAGCCAGCTCACCATTGACGGCATTTTTGAATGAATAA